The genomic region ATCGAGATTATTCCCCGCCCATTCCAGCTTGCCGCCATCCATCGATACGGCAAATGTCATCTCGCTTTCGTGACGCTGCACCCCTAGTTCGGCAAACAGGCCCAGCAGATTGGGGTAGGTACGTTCGTTGAAGACCAGAAAGCCGGTATCCACAGGTGCGGTGACGCCATTCAGGGTGACATCCACCGTATTGGTATGGCCACCGGCATAGGCATTGGCCTCGAACAGCGTCACCTGATGCTTTTTTGCCAGCAACCACGCACTGGCCAGACCGGAAATGCCCGCCCCGATGACGGCGATGCGTTGCTGGCCGGTTGCGGGTGTGGAGGAAGGAGCGTGCATTATGTGAATCCCCATTGGCGCGATCGATGGACTTGCGCATTCGATTGATATGTCTGGCTGTGCACAGCGCATCTGCCAGTGCTATGATCCTGATCATACTACGTCTTAAATAAAACTACCAACCAGTAACGATTGCTACCGATGAGTATTTTTTCCAAACTCAGCTTCAAGGATCAAGCCTTCAAGCTTCGCGAGACCGCGATTCTCGATGCCACAGCGCAGACGCTCGCCGAAAAGGGCTTTGATCTGATGACCATGGATGACGTGGCCAATCTGGTCGGTATCTCCAAGCCGGTGTTGTATAAACACTTCAAATCTAAGGAAGAACTAGTAGGCGCGGCGATGATCCGCCTACTGGGTGAGGCCATTGATCAGCTGAAGGGTTTGCCGGATACGATGTCGCCACTGGCGAAACTGAAGGTGTTGCTGAGCTGGGCGCTGGACGTGCGATTGAAAGGCGGTCTGCCGTTCCTGCCTTCAACTGCCCAGCATGTTCGCGATATGCTGATGCGCAATCTGCATTACGTGGCACTGGTGCTGTCGCTGAATAAACAACTGAAGAAGATTGTGCAGGCGGCCAAGGCGGCAGGGGAACTGCGCAGCGATCTGCCGGATGATGTGATTCTGTTCAGCTACTATGCGCGCACCTGCGATCCCACTGTGGAGTACCTGCGAACCTACTCGAAAATGGACGACGCGGAGATCATCGCTCATATGCTGGAAGTGTGTTTTGCGGGGGTGGCGGTTTAGTTGCCTGCAAGGAACTGATTCGCTATGCCACAACCACTCAGCCACGCACTTTCCACCGAGCCCGCACCCAGCCAGTCCCCGCACAGGCCGATTCTGGCGGACGCATCCCATGCCCATGGCGTAGCCAGCCCGAGTCCGCCGCGTGCGTAGCGCCAGCGATGAACTTCACACGTGACCTCCTCGCGGCGCTGATCGGGAAGCAGGGCAGTTAGAAAAGCCTCTTTCACAGAGTCTGCGCTGTCTTCCAGATGCTCGACAGACCATGCTTCTGTCGCGTATGCCACATAAACGGGCGTATTAGCCCGACCGTATTTGCAATGATTGGCGATGATCCGGTCGATCATGGGCGAGCCTGCGATTGGCGTATCCTGTATGCCACTGAGCATCGCCACCCAGCAAGGCGTCTGCTGTGCTGATCGTGCAAGATCAGCAAGGGTAGCCGATAAGTTGACCAGCAACGGTACGGCCTGCTCCGCAGGTGTCGCGCTGATTACTGCGTCGAATGCTTCGCCAGCCACCTCGCCGGATTCATTCAACAAGCGGTACTGCCCGGCTGCATTGCGTTCGATGTGGGCGATCCGCTGTCCGGTGCGAATAGTGATGTCGCGCAGTAAATGCTTAACCGGCTGATTCATCTGCGGCACGCCGACGAACTCGCCATCGACGCTAAACGGTGCAGCTATGCCTGCATCCACCCAGCGTGCAACCTCACTGATAAAGTCAGGGCAACCCGCATGAAATCCCGGCGCGCCGTGATCTGCCTGCCAGTCCGGGGTGCGGCGCGTACTCAGGCGGCCACCCGTGCCGCGGCTCTTATCAAAGGCGACCACCTCGTAACCCGCATCGTGCAATGCGCGGGCACAGGCGGCGCCGGCCATACCGGCACCGATGATGGCGATTCGATTAGATAGTGACATGGACAAGCTCCTGCAGATCAGCTTTTCGAGAAACTTTACCATATGGTAGAGAAGTTTACTAATGAGTAGCGTATCATCTTTTCATGCCCAGAAAGTTGATCTGCCCATGTCCACCCAGACCCTCCGCCTGATCCTCGGGGATCAACTGAATGCCCGCCATCCCTGGTTTGTACGGCCGGATGCCTCGGTTTGCTATGTGATGATGGAAATCCGCAGCGAGACGGATTACGTGGTGCATCACATTCAGAAAGTGCTGACGATCTTTGCCGCCATGCGCCGCTTTGCGCAGGCGCTGCAGCAGGCCGGGCACCGAGTGCGCTATTTCAAAATTGGTGATCCGGACAATACCCAGACGATTGAAGGCAATCTACGCATGCTGCTGGATGAGACGGGCGCAGCGGGCTGGGCCTGTATGGAGCCGGACGAATGGCGGGTGCAGCAGATATTGGAGGCTGCCGCGAAGACGCTGGCCCGACCCTTCGAGATGGTCTCCACCGAGCATTTTCTGCTGACGCGAGCCGAGGCGATCCGTACGTGCGCGACGCGAGTGCCGCGCATGGAATTTTTCTATCGCGAGATGCGCCGCCGCTATCAACTTCTGCTGGATGCCGATGGTCAGCCGGTAGGCGGGAAATGGAATTTTGATGCCAGTAACAGAGGGCGCTGGCAGGGACAGCCGCAGGCGCCGGACTGGCCGTGGGCAGCCGAGGATGTCTCGGCGCTGTATCAGGAGATTCAGGCGGCAGGCGTGCGCACCATGGGAGAGGTTGATCCGGCCGCATTGCGCTGGCCGGTCAGCCGGAAACAGGCAAAGGCCGGTTTGCAGGCGTTTGTCCAGCAGGTACTGCCGCATTTCGGCGCCTATCAGGATGCGATGTCGGTCCATGCGCCCCTGCTGTTTCATTCGGCTCTGAGCGTAGCATTGAATCTGAAAATGCTGCATCCACTAGAGGTCGTGGAAGCTGCAATTGCCGCCTGGCAAGGCGGTGAGGCACCCATCGAATCTGTAGAGGGCTTTGTACGGCAGATTATTGGCTGGCGCGAGTTTGTCCGTGCGGTCTACTGGGCGAATATGCCCGATTATGCGCAGCTGAACGCCCTTGACGCGACCCGGCCGCTTCCCGCTTGGTACTGGAGCGGGGAGACCCGCATGAACTGCGTCCGCCATGTCGTGCGGCAATCTCTCACGCTGGGCTACGCTCATCACATCCAGCGACTGATGATTACCGGCAACTTTGCGTTGCTGGCCGGACTGCATCCCGATGAGGTGGATGCATGGTATCTCGGTATCTATGTCGATGCCTTCGAGTGGGTGGAAATGCCCAATACACGTGGCATGGCGCTATTTGCCGATGGCGGTACGGTAGGCAGCAAGCCCTATGCGGGCGGCGCGAACTACATCAAGGGTCAGAGCGACTACTGTTCCGGGTGCCATTACGATAGCAAGCGCCGGGTAGGGGAAGGGGCATGCCCCTTCAATGTGCTGTACTGGCATTTTATCGACCGTCATCAGGATCGCTTTTCCGCCAATCCGCGTATGGCCATGATTGTGAATGGCTGGAAAAAGCGTCCCGATCCGGAAAAAGCACCCATTCTGGCGACTGCCGGTCGCTATCTGGAGCGACTCGATACGCTGTAGGGGGCGCCTTAGCCTGCCGGACAATGCGTATTGCGCCGGAAAAACAGCGTGACCTCGCCCACATCTACGCCAAATTTGCTCATGCGGGTGCGGTTGACCAGCGTGTCGGCATCAATGAGATACATCCAGTCATCCATCTGCATATCATAGGTGCTGTCATCGACGGGCAGGCGCAGCACATATTGCCAGTGCAGGGCATTGCCCGACTGGATGCCATTTGCTTCGCCGACCACATCGCCAGCGCGCCCCTGCCAGGTATTCGCGGCGGTGCGGGTGAGTGCCCAGATGCGCGAGTCCTTGCTGCCATCCGCATAGCTGAACGACTCATTCAAGGTCAGCGCATCGGGTGTGCCTTCACCTCTGATCGCAACTTTGAATCGCTTGACCACCTCGCCATTGCGCTTCTGGAACATGCCCCAGCCGCAGGTATCGCCCGCAAACCACTGGTAGAGATCGAGCTTGGGTGTTTGATCACGATAGTGCTCGATACCCGGCGAGCCACATCCCGTGAGTGCCAGCGTAAAGAGGATCGTGCACAGTTTGAAAGCGGAAGGCATGGCGATGTTCACAATGGGGATCTCAGGGTAAGGATGAATAGGTCGTCGCGTCTGGCGGCCCCGCACGGCGGCAGCGCTCGGAACAGTAGACCACATGCTCCCAGTCGCGCGCCCATTTGCGTCGCCAGTTAAACGGACGTTGGCAAGCGGGGCAGATTTTGGCGGGGAGGGTGAGTTTGTGATGCATGATGGATCAGGCCTTCGGTAAGGGATGAATCACACCATGCCCGCCATCGACGGCAATTTGCTGTCCGGTGATCCAGCCTGCTTCAGGTGAAAGCAGAAAGGCAATCATCGCAGCGCTGTCTGCACCCTCGCCGACGCGGCCCATGGGATTGAGGCTGGCACTGCGGGCCAGTGCCTCGGGCGTACCCGTCAGGCGCGCAGACAAGTTCGAACGTGTGAGGCCCGGATGGATGCAGTTCACGCGGATACCATTGCCTGCATAGGTGGCTGCCGCCGATTCAGCAAGGGTAGCCACGGCGGATTTCGCGGACGCAATGGCTTCATGATTGGGAAAGGCACCCCGGGTGATCAGGCTGCCCATCAGGACTGCACTGGCGGCAGTTTTCTGCTTGAGTTGCAAGGCAATGAATGCCTTGAGCGCCCATGCCGCGCTGAAATAGTTGATCAGCATGGTCTGCTCGATATCGGCATCCTGTGTCAGATGCAGCGGGCGAATCACGGTATTGCCGACACAATGCGCCATTGCCGTGATGCCCCCCACCTTGGTCACGGCCTGTTCAAGCAGCGTGCGTGCGGTGGCAGGCTGGGTCAGATCTCCCGGGAGGACGACGGTTGGTCCATCCAGAGAGGCTGCCAGTTCTTGCAAGGCGGCTTCATGACGGGCAGTCAGAACCAGCGTTCTGCCAGATGGCTGCAATGCTCGTGCCAAAGCCGAGCCGATGGCACCTGACGCACCGGTAATCCAGATCGCACCCATGGCGTTCTCCAGGAATGTACTTGATGGTAAATAATGCTACTATATGGTAGCGATTGGCAAGTACCAAACGGGTTTCCTTACGGGAGGGGGATGCAATGATCCGACTGCACAGGTCTTCGTACGTACTTTTACTTGGCATTAGCCTGATCTGTCATGCGGGCTGGCAGGATGACGTACCGGGTGCGCGACTGGCCGGACAGGGTACCTTTAGCTGGTTCGGGTTCAATCTCTATCATGCCCGGCTCTGGTCGGCCACATCGCCATTTGAATTCGACCGACCGTTTGCCTTGGAGTTGACGTATCGCCGCAGCATCAGTCGCGAGCGTCTAGTCAATACAAGTATGGACGAAATGGCACGCCAGACATCCTGCACGGCCCGGAAGTCGAACGAAGCCGATTGGCGCGCCGGTATGCAGCGGGCGTTTGCAGATGTTTCGTCCGGAGATCGCTTTACTGGCGTGTATCTGCCGGAAACCGGCGCTCGTTTTTATCTGAATGGCCGTAAAACCACCGATATCAATGATCCGGCCTTTGCCCGCTGCTTCTTTGCTATCTGGCTGGGTGTAGACGCACGCTCACCCGAACTGCGGGCTGAACTGATCGGGAAGGGGCGTGCCGGTTGACACCACCGTACCCTGTACTCAATGCCCTTGCATACCAATGTGCATGGCTGGCAACCGTCATGTCAGCTGCTAACGGACATGGATGGTACACCATGCCTATCGCACTGGCGCAGGTGGGGTGGCATCTGGCGCGGAGTGAGCAAGTCCGGAGCGAGACGGGTCTGCTACTCTGCATCTCTGGGGCTGGACTCATGCTTGATCAAATGGTGCTCGGCACAGGATGGATTCAATTCACAGGGGATGCGAATGCATCGGACAGGGTGCCACTATGGATGGCGGGCATCTGGCTGTCATTTGCCACAACCTTTAACGGGGCACTGGCATGGTTACAGCGGCGATATTGGCTGGCTATCGGTCTGGCGGGGCTTGGCGGGCCACTCGCCTATTGGGCGGCTGCGCGAATGGGTGCGCTGGTGATCGTCGATCTGCAGGCGACCTGCCTCGCATACGGCATGGGCTTTGCGCTGCTGGTACCCGCCGGACTAGCGGGCGCCTCCTTTCTGCAGCAGCGGCCAGGACATGCCAGTGCATCGCATGCCGAGCATACGCAGTAAAGCATGTGCCGTGGATGCGTTTGGGAGATGAGTAGTAGAGACTCTGGGAGATGAAACGCAAAAAGCCCTTGGCGAACCAAGAGCTTTTTGTTGAATGCTGGCGGAAGCGGTGAGATTCGAACTCACGGAGCCCGTGAAGACTCGTCGGTTTTCAAGACCGGTGCATTAAACCACTCTGCCACGCTTCCGGGGTGGTTAGGGGGCGCATTCTATCGTGAGTGCGGGCCGTTGGCTAGTATTTGTAAAGATTTTTGCCAGCGGATTGAAACTTCCATATATTGACCGCATCTAAGCTGTAGTCGTTCAACCACGGTCTCAAAAGGAGTCCACCATGCAATCCCAATGGCAAACCTCGACGTATGAGGCAGGTTATGCCCAATCAGTCGATCGTAACAAAGTGCTGCGCAATACGTACTTCCTGCTGGCGCTATCCATGATTCCGACAGGGCTGGGAGCATGGTTTGGCGTCGCAATGAAGTTCGCCATGAGCCCGCTCATGGGTGTCCTGCTGTTTTTAGGCGTGAGCTTTGGCTTCTTCTTCGCCATCGAGCGTACCAAAAATAGTCCGGCAGGCGTGTTCCTGACCCTGGGCTGGACCGGCTTTATGGGCTTGTGGCTGTCGCAGTATCTGCAGCATGCATTGCGCTTTAGCAATGGTAGTACCCTGATTGCAATGGCGGCGGCAGGCACTGCAGTCGTTCTGTTTGCGATGTCTGCTCTGGCGATCGTCAGCAAGCGCGACTTTTCTTTTATGGGTAAGTTCCTGTTTGTCGGGGTGATCATTACGCTGGTAGCATCGCTGGCAAACATCTTCCTGCAGATTCCGGCGCTGATGCTGGCTGTCTCGGTCATGGTAACCGTGATCTTCTCGCTGTACATTCTGTACGACGTGAGCCAGATCGTGAACGGCGGTGAAACCAATTACATCACCGCAACGGTTCAACTGTACCTCGATATCTACAATGTCTTCATCAGCCTGCTGAATCTGCTGATGGCCTTTGGTGGCGAGCGTGACTAACGCCCACTGATTGACTGATTCACGACATGGCGCCTCCGGGCGCCATGTTTTTTTGTGCTTGAACGTGTGCCGTCGACATACAATCGCGTGCCTGCCACTTGCTATGAGTTATCCATGTCGCTGTTTCATCGTCATCACCGCGTGATCCCCTTTGGAGAGGGCAAAGTACACATTCATAACATGCCACCACATACCTGGCATGATCTGTATCACTTTGCGCTGTCTGCACCATGGCCGGTATTTTTTCTGAGTATTGCCGGTGTCTTTATGTCGTTGAATGTGGTGTTTGCGAGCCTGTACATGCTGGGTGACGATCCCATCGCCAACATTGCACCGCAAGGGTTCTGGGGCGCTTTTTTCTTTAGCGTAGAGACGCTGGCGACAGTGGGCTACGGCGATATGCACCCGCAAACGGCCTACGCGCATTTCATTGCCACACTGGAAATTTTTCTGGGGATGACCAGCATCGCCCTGATGACGGGGGCGATTTTCTCCCGCTTCTCGCGTCCGCGTGCACGGATTAATTTTGCGCGGCATCCTGTTGTTGGCATGATGGATGGCAAGCGCATGCTGATGATCCGTACAGCCAATGCGCGCATGAATATGATTCTCGATGCGTCTGCACGACTGCGGCTGATTCGCCGGGAAGTGACGCAGGAAGGCAAGGTTTTCCGCCGCATTCACGATATTGAACTAGTGCGTAGCGAGCAGCCGATGTTTGTGCTGGGCTGGGTGCTGATGCATGTGATCGATGAAAATAGCCCCTTATGCGGTTGCTACGAGCAATTACTGGAAGAGCAGGAAGCTTCCCTTATTCTGACCATGACGGGCCACGATGACAGCATCTCGCAATCGATCGTGACCCGGCATGTGTATTCCGCGAAGGATATTCGCTGGAATCATCGCTACATAGATGTCAGCACACAAGACGCGCAGGGAGTGCACCACATGGATTATCAATATTTCCATGCAGTCGAGCCCGAGCAGTCCGCAGTTCAGACAGACTGAACGTCGTCGGGCAGGGTCGCGATGATTTCGTTGAAATAGTCACGGTCGGATGGGGGAAGGTCAGGCATGGCCTCACGTAGGGCGTCGAGCGCTCGGCGGGCTGCTGGTAGATCTCCTGCATGTGTGGCATACCAGCCGTATTCCAGACACACGCCGCAGCGCTGCAATAGACTATACCGCGCTGCCCCGCTCATCATGCCCTCATATAGGTCGCGAGCCAACGCAAGCCAGCTGGACGGGAGTAGCGATTGCCAATCGGGCATTGCGCCAGAATTGCCTGCTGAATGCAGGATGGTGTCTGGCGGCATGGGGGTGAGTGAACGAAACTGACGCATCGAGAGACGCGTATTCAGTCGACACGCGGCACGGGCGATCCGCATCAGGTAAATTGCATTCCATGCGGAGTGGCCACTCGCGCCCGCGCAGCGGCACAGCCACTCGCTGAACAGCAGCCAGCGCAAAGCATCCTGCAGGGTGTGGCCTGGCGCGGTCTCGGCAATCAAGCTCTGATCGCGGAATAGCCAGATCGCCATACCCGTATTGGCGGCGACCTGCTGGGCGGCATCAAATGAGCCTTGCTCGAAAGCGGCACGCAAGGCCTGCGCAAAGTGTGCCATTGCTGCTGCAGCGTGTTCGGGGCGCAATTTGCTGGAGCGCTTATCCGCAGCGAGTGCACGGGATCGTTCGCTGAGCGCCATCAGATTATGCCACTCGAAGCGGATACGTGGATGAATCCGCACCACCAGCCCGCGTTGTGGATGGCTATGCATGGCCTGCAGAATGGCTTCAGTCCCGGCGACATCCCGTTGTGCATAGGTACACCACGCGCTGAGAATTTGCTCCATGGCGTCCAGATAGCCACTGTCATCGGGGCCGGCCAGCTTGAGCGTCTTGCGCAGCCGGGCCAGCGTTTTACGTGCCGTCGACAAGTCATCAAGCCGTCGCCAGACGCTGGCCTCGCCCAATACCGCAAGGGCTTCACTCAGATGATCGCCCGCCATCGCAGCTGCTTCCTTGAATCCTGCGAGTGCCCCCGCTTGATGCTGGTGTGCTTGCCCCAGACGGGTGAGTAGTCGTCCTTCACGCATCGCCTGCTGGGCAGTCGCCAATGCCATCCAGAATCCGGGGGAAGCATCTGTTTGCGGTTTGCCGGTTTGACTGCTGTGTGCGTTCAAGCCCAGCATCTCTCCGATTTCCCGCTCCGTTGCGGTGTCATTATCGAGTGTGCAACGGATGCGCTCGGGCTCGCCCTCGGCCAGCCAGAACGGCCCCTGGCTACGTCCATCCGGATTCAATAGGCGAGGATCTCGCCGACAGTCCTCTCCCCAGCCTATCTGAATGCCCCAGCTTGCAAAATCCTTGAATGCCCGGCTGATGATCATGCGCTGATTGCGTGCGTCCGGAAACTGCTCACGCAGCTCGGCTGCCCGCACCAGTGGCGATAAGCCATTGCGATGCTGATGGAGTAGCCGGAGCAGCAACCACAGCGATTGCCATGGGGCACGCTGGCCATTCACGGTTTGCGGGGAGCGGAGATCAATCAGGATCATGGTAGAAAGGTCACGGTTGGATTGCGACATTGTGCATGACTTACGAAGCAAGACATATTTTGGTTACATAGGTTACATGTGAAACAGAG from Burkholderiaceae bacterium DAT-1 harbors:
- a CDS encoding Inward rectifier potassium channel, whose protein sequence is MSLFHRHHRVIPFGEGKVHIHNMPPHTWHDLYHFALSAPWPVFFLSIAGVFMSLNVVFASLYMLGDDPIANIAPQGFWGAFFFSVETLATVGYGDMHPQTAYAHFIATLEIFLGMTSIALMTGAIFSRFSRPRARINFARHPVVGMMDGKRMLMIRTANARMNMILDASARLRLIRREVTQEGKVFRRIHDIELVRSEQPMFVLGWVLMHVIDENSPLCGCYEQLLEEQEASLILTMTGHDDSISQSIVTRHVYSAKDIRWNHRYIDVSTQDAQGVHHMDYQYFHAVEPEQSAVQTD
- a CDS encoding TetR/AcrR family transcriptional regulator — encoded protein: MSIFSKLSFKDQAFKLRETAILDATAQTLAEKGFDLMTMDDVANLVGISKPVLYKHFKSKEELVGAAMIRLLGEAIDQLKGLPDTMSPLAKLKVLLSWALDVRLKGGLPFLPSTAQHVRDMLMRNLHYVALVLSLNKQLKKIVQAAKAAGELRSDLPDDVILFSYYARTCDPTVEYLRTYSKMDDAEIIAHMLEVCFAGVAV
- a CDS encoding DUF2878 domain-containing protein, which gives rise to MTPPYPVLNALAYQCAWLATVMSAANGHGWYTMPIALAQVGWHLARSEQVRSETGLLLCISGAGLMLDQMVLGTGWIQFTGDANASDRVPLWMAGIWLSFATTFNGALAWLQRRYWLAIGLAGLGGPLAYWAAARMGALVIVDLQATCLAYGMGFALLVPAGLAGASFLQQRPGHASASHAEHTQ
- a CDS encoding cryptochrome/photolyase family protein encodes the protein MSTQTLRLILGDQLNARHPWFVRPDASVCYVMMEIRSETDYVVHHIQKVLTIFAAMRRFAQALQQAGHRVRYFKIGDPDNTQTIEGNLRMLLDETGAAGWACMEPDEWRVQQILEAAAKTLARPFEMVSTEHFLLTRAEAIRTCATRVPRMEFFYREMRRRYQLLLDADGQPVGGKWNFDASNRGRWQGQPQAPDWPWAAEDVSALYQEIQAAGVRTMGEVDPAALRWPVSRKQAKAGLQAFVQQVLPHFGAYQDAMSVHAPLLFHSALSVALNLKMLHPLEVVEAAIAAWQGGEAPIESVEGFVRQIIGWREFVRAVYWANMPDYAQLNALDATRPLPAWYWSGETRMNCVRHVVRQSLTLGYAHHIQRLMITGNFALLAGLHPDEVDAWYLGIYVDAFEWVEMPNTRGMALFADGGTVGSKPYAGGANYIKGQSDYCSGCHYDSKRRVGEGACPFNVLYWHFIDRHQDRFSANPRMAMIVNGWKKRPDPEKAPILATAGRYLERLDTL
- a CDS encoding SDR family oxidoreductase; its protein translation is MGAIWITGASGAIGSALARALQPSGRTLVLTARHEAALQELAASLDGPTVVLPGDLTQPATARTLLEQAVTKVGGITAMAHCVGNTVIRPLHLTQDADIEQTMLINYFSAAWALKAFIALQLKQKTAASAVLMGSLITRGAFPNHEAIASAKSAVATLAESAAATYAGNGIRVNCIHPGLTRSNLSARLTGTPEALARSASLNPMGRVGEGADSAAMIAFLLSPEAGWITGQQIAVDGGHGVIHPLPKA
- a CDS encoding NAD(P)-binding protein; this encodes MSLSNRIAIIGAGMAGAACARALHDAGYEVVAFDKSRGTGGRLSTRRTPDWQADHGAPGFHAGCPDFISEVARWVDAGIAAPFSVDGEFVGVPQMNQPVKHLLRDITIRTGQRIAHIERNAAGQYRLLNESGEVAGEAFDAVISATPAEQAVPLLVNLSATLADLARSAQQTPCWVAMLSGIQDTPIAGSPMIDRIIANHCKYGRANTPVYVAYATEAWSVEHLEDSADSVKEAFLTALLPDQRREEVTCEVHRWRYARGGLGLATPWAWDASARIGLCGDWLGAGSVESAWLSGCGIANQFLAGN
- a CDS encoding DUF2256 domain-containing protein codes for the protein MHHKLTLPAKICPACQRPFNWRRKWARDWEHVVYCSERCRRAGPPDATTYSSLP
- a CDS encoding DUF3833 domain-containing protein, with translation MPSAFKLCTILFTLALTGCGSPGIEHYRDQTPKLDLYQWFAGDTCGWGMFQKRNGEVVKRFKVAIRGEGTPDALTLNESFSYADGSKDSRIWALTRTAANTWQGRAGDVVGEANGIQSGNALHWQYVLRLPVDDSTYDMQMDDWMYLIDADTLVNRTRMSKFGVDVGEVTLFFRRNTHCPAG
- a CDS encoding chalcone isomerase family protein; the protein is MIRLHRSSYVLLLGISLICHAGWQDDVPGARLAGQGTFSWFGFNLYHARLWSATSPFEFDRPFALELTYRRSISRERLVNTSMDEMARQTSCTARKSNEADWRAGMQRAFADVSSGDRFTGVYLPETGARFYLNGRKTTDINDPAFARCFFAIWLGVDARSPELRAELIGKGRAG
- a CDS encoding Bax inhibitor-1/YccA family protein; translated protein: MQSQWQTSTYEAGYAQSVDRNKVLRNTYFLLALSMIPTGLGAWFGVAMKFAMSPLMGVLLFLGVSFGFFFAIERTKNSPAGVFLTLGWTGFMGLWLSQYLQHALRFSNGSTLIAMAAAGTAVVLFAMSALAIVSKRDFSFMGKFLFVGVIITLVASLANIFLQIPALMLAVSVMVTVIFSLYILYDVSQIVNGGETNYITATVQLYLDIYNVFISLLNLLMAFGGERD